Genomic segment of Schistocerca piceifrons isolate TAMUIC-IGC-003096 chromosome 1, iqSchPice1.1, whole genome shotgun sequence:
tctatttgcaatgcgaattgtgtcagacataggggatataaaaataaaaaaaagctggtatactatgcttactttcattccataatgtcatattggattatttttttggggtaattcatcaagcgaaGCTAAAGTTTTTTGAGCAAAAAaaagtgcaataagagttatatgtggtgcaactcataacatcctgcagaagcctgtttagggaactagggatactaactactgcttcccaatatatttattctgtagtgaaatttgtcattaaaaatatatcactttttcaaaccaacagctcaattcatggaatcaatactagaaataagaataatcttcacaaggatttaaaatcacttactcttgtacaaaaaggtgtgcattattcaggaacacacattttcaataacttgccagcagccacaaaaagcttaacaaccaatgaaattcagtttaagagaagcctaaaggatttattggtagccaactcctactccattgatgtgtgtgtgtgtgtgtgtgtgtgtgtgtgtgtgtgtgtggtacaatCTAACTttagcaccatttcagtgcagtaatgtgttcattgtaaatacgtattgtagtagttctattatatgtttattgccttataaataatttattttaaattcagtgcattaatgaaattcagtgcattaatacgatcttagtaaatgagtgtttgtaaaatgattctttcttcACAGCTATGTTCCTTCTATCTGtgtttttcattccaacttcttgattgccctttttacagatgtccatccctcttcaactggactgcctactgagttattcattatcacagtatctatagcttcagagaacttcaagcttatctcttcattccttagcacttaCGTATCGGACTTTGTTGTgctttgatttttcctgactagtgtGTTAAACTTcaccctattcttcatcactactaaattgtgataggagtctgtatctgcccctgggtacccgttacaatccaatatctgaatttggaatctttgcctgaccattatgtaatgtaaCTAGAATCTTCTCGATCTCCAGTACAGCAAGTTCATTACGTTTTATAAATTGCAGACACACTCATCTTCTCCTTTCCGCACATCTACTTTTGCAATGTCCATGTCCATGTGTTATTTATGTTACAACATTTGCCATTCTTAATGTATTGTGCAAATCATGTGCAATCAGGTGTTCTTTAACACTCCTTGCTTTCAATCAAGTTGCATACTTCACTGGAAGTAGACATCTCCATGAGAAGTCATGCAATTCTGCTTCTTCGAGAACATAGGTTTTACTAAGCACAAATTATGTAtaaataaatcacagaaaataatacgagggctatccacaaagtacattacgttttggaattaaaaataaataaagtattggaaattttttttaatatatacagatgaaagctacacttaaatactatttttctacgtagttaccatttaaattaaggcacttatcatagcgatggacgagcttggaaattccttagtcgtaaaattcggccgcctgtgccttcagccatgtggttacctcttcttgaagctgtgcgtcgtcatcaaaacactgcatagccaaccacttcttcattgctgggaataagtggaagtcacccggtgccaggtcgggactgtcgGCGGATGagaaaacaactcccacttaaaagattcgagaacttcacgagtggcattttccgtgtgggcccgggcgttgtcgtgaatcagcaagatctttaagcccaactttcccctgcacttgttttgtattgctcttctgaggttgtgcagagtttggcaatacctttgagagtttattgtagtgcctctttccaggaaatccacaaaaatcacaccttttctgtcccaaaagacagtcgccatcaccttccttgccgacattgtctgcatgcatttcttgggtttttggggggaatctgtgcgcccccactgcattgactgcaattttgtctcgcagttcacatgcttatcCCATGTTTCGtaaccagtaacgatgcgatcaagtaatgagtcgccatctttctcgtaagcgtccaaaaacgttaacgctgcagccatttgctgatttttgtgaatctctgtcaagatttttggtatccatcttgcacaaaacttgtggtaaccaagctttttggAAATGATTtcatgcaacaaacttcgtgaaatttgtggaaaactcatagagagttccgttattgtgaaattacggttttcacggaccgcggcatcgactttttcgacaagttcggcagtcactatgctgggtcttccacttcgctcttcgtcgtgaacgttagttcagccattttaaaattttatgacccattgacgcactccatcttcagtgattatgttgtccccatacacttcacaaagctgccaatagatttctatcggtgtacagttttttgcagtgagaaaccttattacagcacgcacttcacacttcgcggtattttcaattaatgctgacatttcaaactgtcacagtaactcaacggagtacagcacaaacctctcactagcacagcaggatgccgactgagcggcggaatgccatgacaccaagatggccgcgctagctctgcccctaacggacacaaacaaaaacgtaatgtactttgtggatagctgtCGTAGTTCCTGACTTCCGGAAATAAACAAAATGGCAAACTTCTGTAAGTGGATGTTCTTAGCCAATACTGTactttgaaattttgttaaaaactcACACATTAGTGCAAGAGAACGCTGTTTGTAGGTTCAACCAGGAGGCACTtgaatatgatccacccacatgtCATCAGTTTGTTCACTGAAAACACAACTTTCAGTTGAACTTTGAGTGAAGACAGTACCACATTGAGCAGACAGGTAAGTGTACTAGCCAAACATCTATGGTAGGtagaaataaatgtcgtgtgactagggcctcccgcctggTAGactgtttgccgggtgcaagtcttttgatttgacgccacttcagtgatttgtgcgttgatgaggatgaaatgatgatgatgattaggacaacacaacacccagtccctgagcagagaaaatctccaacccagccgggaatcgaacccgggccctgagggttgacattctgtcatgctgaccattcagctaccagtggcggacaTATGGTAGGTAACAATAAAGTTCACATAGCAGTCCAGGAAAAAACCATGTAGGGCTGGGTCATCATCTACAGGTACACCACAGTGGCTCTGTAAACATTGGCTGGTTGTGACAAGTGAGGCTGTGGTGATTCACAACATATTTAGAGGTGGCCATATGACATGGCATTGGCAGATGTATCCTTCCATGGCATACGTAGCAATCCTGCCAGACATGAGCATAATAATTTCGACTGATCCATCCGTACTTCCAGTAGGATTACAAGGAGGAGGATTTTATTATTGAGATACGTGGCATGGTGAGAGTTGCTGCCTGTTGTATCCATTTCATATGAATAATGGGAATAGAGACTCCACAGCTGAAGCAATGGCCATTAAAGTAAATAAGTGTTGCAGCTGGTGCAGTTGAAAACATAAGGACTATAATAGAGGAACCAGAATTAGGGCTGTAATTGCCACTATGGACACAGCAAAGCCTGGTAATGTTCTTTAAATAGTAATGAAAGAACAGAACATGAGAATACATTGGATAAGATATGAAGTGAAGAATACAGGACACTAACAAATGAAGTAAACAGATTTACATTGAAACCAAATCAGGATATATGACAGAGGGAGAGAAATTTTGTAGATCTTGTCATACAAATAAAAGTAATGCTGCATACAGGGAGATGAATGGAAATTTTGGCAAAATAGAAAGGTTTATGTGTGAAGCAAAAGCCTCAGTTAAGTGCAGGCAAAAGGAACATGGTAGGAGTATATGTAGAAGAACTGTTCTACAGCATGGTGGCAGAGTATGAGATTGATATGGAAAAAATAGGTAATCCAGTAATACGGGCAGAGATTGAGCACTGAATGTTCTGAACTAAAACAAGACAGCAGGAACCGACAACACTTAGATTGGGATTAAAGAAATTGGTCTCAGATGTGAGAATTACAAGATGGTTTTATTTGGTGTCCAGAATCTGTAACATCAAATTTTCATCAAAAACATTTATCTTCAGGCTACAGAAGAACTGCACTGGAGGTAATGTGAAAACTGTCAGTAAGTCAGTACGAGTTTCATATTTATAAAGTACTGACTAGAACAATACATCCTTTACAAACCATGTGACATTCCCAGACCATTATCCCTACCCCAAGGATATTATCTCTGCAGTTGCTCCCACTGTAAAGTCTGCCCTATGCTCCCAAGCATTACCACCTACACCAGGTCCACCACTGGTAAGTCGTACTATATCAAAGGTAGATCATAATGCAAAACCACATATGTTGTTTACCAACTAAAATGTGTCCACTGCACATTGAGAGGAAAAAACACAGCTAAACAACTATCACTCTTCAATTGTTCATTACGCCCTTGTTGCGTCGTTTACTCCATGGCTCTCGGATTCAGCACTTGCTGCACCACAGCACAAATGATTCCTGGATGACCAATGGTTATAATTCCATTTTTTCTGGTCCCCTTCTCGCCGGCTCcaccactgctccacattcaccgcatacaagaaaggaaaacacagtTTCCCTTTCCCACTGCATTTATGCTTGTTCAACTTACTCATGAGCATCTCTTGTCGACAGCTTTCCAATGGTGTGTTGGGATGTTTACAAATATCGAAAAACACTACATATCCCGCCACTCAGGCAAGAGATCTTGCACTTAAGTTTCTAGTTACATATACATTTTTATTAACAATTCTATTATTGTCATCCTACTCTTACATAATCTCTAAACATGAAGTGTCCAATATCGTTGTAAGAAATGATCCACGGGCAAATAAAGAATGTGGAAGagttttctgggggggggggggggggggggggtgacagaaaCTGTAGGCAAACACTTGCCACCAGGCCTAACAATAGACATTAGTGGCTCACTCAAACAACATCTAACTCCTATTTGCTTTATCAGGGAGAAGTTCGCAGTAAAAAAAAGTAGATTGTTAAACTATAGAATAGAGGTTACTACAAGCAATTCAGAAAATGGTGGTAGTGTAACCAAGTGCTCTGATGGCAGGAAGTCCACGTCAAGAGTGAAGGCATCCAAGAAATCAATCAAGAAGAAGAAAATGCCAGCTATTGTCTGTGAACAAGGACTGCTACACATACCAATGAACCCAAAAGCCTTAGGACAAAAAGAATGCAAAGCAGCTGATCTCAGTTTTGATGGTATCATGACTTTTCATCATTACGTAAATAGTTTAAGCAAAAACCAAGATAAGCTGTTACTAAAACACGTGGTAATCACATTGTCAAAACAATGGAACAGAAGAAAAGCTTCAGAAACAAACTCAAAGAGCAATTTAATTGAAAGAGCTTGGGAAAGGGTCATATTGCTTAGGCATCAGGATCACAACAGACCACAAAAGATGACTACTATGAAACAAAAGATGACTATTATGAATGAATCAGTCTCATTACACAGACTGAAGCAAAcaggttgaaaactatttcagtaaaGTATTGTATAAGGAAATACCAAACAGTGGGAACACCAagtagaaatatcaacaatgtaggaaaagacagattgctacttcctGTAAAGAAGATGTTAAGTTGCAgatacttacataaagctttcggtcacagcctcattagggggggggggggggggggggactgttgggtggagggtgtgggagaCAATCTGTtactgttactgtaggttgagaccAGGATAATTATGGGAGAGGAGAATTTGTTGTAAGGATGACTCCCACTTGCACAGTTcacaaaagctggtggtggaaAGGAGGACCCAGATGGCTCACGTAGTGAAGGTCATTGAAATCAATTAtgttttatgttcagctgcatgttatgcGAGAGACAGTCTACATTGCTCTTGGCcgcagtttggcggtggccatcaacccttgtggacagctggttggtggtcataccaatataagaagctgtgcaatgactgcagcagagctggtaaatgatgtggctgctttcataggtggccgTGTCCCTGAtgaggtaggataaacctgtgacaggactggaataggaagtgctgtgtGGTTGGACTGGGCAAgctttgcacctgggtcttccacatggacatgatccttgtggcaaggagttgggattgggagtggcatagggatggactagggtgttgtggaggttgggtgtgtGACAGAACACAActtcaggaggggtgggaaggatctcagGAAGGATGTGTCCCATTTCAGGACatcatgataggtaatcaaagccctggtgaaggatgtggttcagttgttccagtccggggtggtactgggtgacaaagaCGGCATTCatttgtggttggttcttggggTGGTGGTGGGATGATTGGGGGTATaaggggaaatggcacaggagatccgTCTGCAGACTACGTCTCGTGGATAGTGtccgtctgtgaaggccttggtgtgaccctcagcatactgaggaaGGGAGTTCTTCTCATTGCAGATATGCTGTCCCTGGGTGGTCAGGCTGTACAGGAGggatttttttggtgtgaaagggatgacagctgtcaaactgCAGGTGCTGTCGGTGGCATGTGGGTTTAAAGTGGACagaagtgtggatggagccatcagagagcaaGAGGTCACCGCCTAGGAAGGTAAATGTCTTGTGattagggccccccccccccccctcctcgggtagaccattcgccgggtgcaagtctttcgatttggcaccACTTtcacgacttgcacgtcgatgaggatgaaatgataatgattaggacaacacaacacccagtccctgagcagagaacaTCTCCGACCaccccaggaatcgaacctgggcccttaggattgacattctatcacgttgaccactcagctaacggaggCAGTGGATGGGAgagatgttgaggttgtgaaggaatgaaggtaAGAgtctcttggccctgagtccaggtcatgaagatatcatcaatgaatcttaaCCACACTAGAGGTTTGGCATCTTGGAAGGGTAGGAAGGTCCCTAGATGGCCCATTAACAGGTAGGCATAGGAGGGTACCACGCTGTTGCCCACAACTATGTGGAGATATTTTCGTATACCTCCTCTTCAAAGTAGAACTAGTtttgggttaggataaagttattaaggtgtatgaggaatgaggtaatggatttggagtctgaaggacgctGGGAAAGGTGGTGTTCAGTAGTGATAAGACCATGGGAATGAGGGATGTTGGcatatagggaggtggcatcaatagtgatgagtagggatccaggaggtaaaggggtgtagatggtggagagtcagtgaagaaagtggttggtgtctccaATGTGGGAGTATAGATTAGGGTAATTGGTTAGATGTGTCGGTCAGTGACAGCCAAAATTCTTTCAGCAGGGGCACAACAACCAGTCATAGTGGGATTTCCAGGATTGTGGTGTTTAGGATTTTGTGTGCTATAATAGGGGCTGACACTCATTGATAAATTGAAGTCATATGAtttgtgaaatgttcagtttcaaatttctgtacatttaattcaagttgaattacctcgaaggaaacggtctattgacacatagtcaacatgggtttagaaaacatcgttcctgtgaaacacaactagctctttattcacatgaagtgctgagtgctattgacaagggatttcagatcgattccgtattcctggattcccggaaggcttttcacactgtaacacacaagcggctcgtagtaaaattgcatgcatatggaatatcgtctcagttatgtgactggatttacgatttccggtcagagaggtcacagttggtagtaattgacggaaagtcatcgagtaaaacagtagtgatttcaggtgttccccaaggtagtgttataggccctttgctgttccttatctatataaacaatttgggagacaatctgagcaactgtctccagttgtttgcagatgacgctgtcgtttatcgactaataaagtcatcagaagatcaaaacaaactgcaaaacaatttagaaaaaatatctgaatggtgcaaaaagtggcagttgaccctaaataacaaaaagtgtgtggtcgtccacatgagtactaaaaggaactcgttaaacttcggttacaagataaatcagtctaatctaaaagccgtaaattcaactaaatgtctaggtattacaattatgaacaacttaaattggaaagaacatactgaaaatgttgtggggaaggctaaccaaaggctgcattttattggcaggacacttagaaaatgtaacagacctactaaggagactgcctacactaagcttgtctgtcctcttttagaatactgctgcacggtgcgggatccttaccaggtaggactgacagagtacataaaaaaagtttaaagaaaggcagcatgttttgtattatcgcaaaatatgggggagagtgtcacagaaatgatacaggatttgggctggaaatcattaaaagaaaggcgtttttcgttgcgacagaatctcctcacgaaattacaatcaccaactttctcctccgaatgcgaaaatattttgttgacactgacctacatacggCGGaatgaccaccacgataaaataagggaaatcagagtttgtacggaaagatgcaggtgttcattctttccgctcgctatacaagattggaataatagagaattgtgaaggtggtttgatgaaccctctgccaagcacttaaatatgatttgcagagtatccatgtagatgtagatgtcgcatATCTTAGTGCCATTTTGAGATCTTATCAACATCAGCCTAACATTGGTGCAAAGAACTTCTCGTCCTACATTAAAGCAGTCTGGATGATATCTTGTGCTGAAAAGCAACTAGCTGTTACCAGTAAAAGTTCTGCAGTGAACCCTTGCATATTTTTCATAGTTTATGGACAATGTATGTATTAAATACACACAAAAATGCATAGACCTGACCATTATTTAATATGGTTTTTGTGACTTAACCTTGTGAATTCTTAAAATATGACAAAGTGTGTTAAATGTGACTTCTAACATAGACAACATGTTGTACTACAGATCATACTGTTAACACAATCTTTATTTCACACTTACAGTCATTGGCTTCCCCAACACAACCATACTGACATCCCAATGTAACCTAGACCTCAGGCTCTGCTacaaatcagtctgtcaccacaaccatgaTTTTGTTGGAAGATACTATTTCACTCTACCCATCACTGGACCAAATAGCAGTTATATGCTACCTTTATTATGGAAACAAACAGGAAACTTTTCTAACACCAGTTTCTCATAGAGAGGCTGTTGCAGTTAATAGGAAATGTCAGAGTGTAGTGTGTTTTAACTATAAATGTATGTAACAAATCAATGTGTTCCAGAATTATGGAATCTGTTTTGTACTCAGTCAGGAGGGTAGTCCTGAAATGGgaggattttcttttttttcagaatttggtaAAGAATATATAAACAAGTCATGTAAAACCCCCTTCCATACAGACAGCTCGAAATACCAGGAGCCAGAGAAATCTGTTTCACTATAATTCCAAAACAATGTAGGTCAAGTATGAGAATTTACAGTAGCAAAAATCACCAGACACTGGGAAGTGCACTGAGGCTTCTGGCTCAAGTTTCAGAATGTGGCTTCCTGAAAACTCCTTAAAAATAAGTTGCAAAACAGAGTTCTAGTTTCAAAATACCATCATCACTTTACTGATTTTAACAGGCAATACAAACAGAAGGTAATGacacatttaaaacaaattacaaggTAAAGATACGAAGTTGAACATTTGACATAGTCACAAGAGATTATTTACTATTCCCTAGACAGCTTTCCAAAAATACTTTGGCACATATCTTTAATTTCGTCGTTGTCCGTATATTCTGCTGCTAAAATAGCGTTACCAACGGCAACAGTTTCCTTCACAGTGGATGCTTTGACCCATATTCTTCCATTCATTCCAACAGCTATCTCGTGTGGTATACTGGTCCCTAGGATACGCAGCAATGGACAGTTTTTGCGAAGTATTTTCCGTATAAGATTTAAACTACAGCTGAATACGAATCCACCTTCTGGTACAGGGCCAAGCTTGCCCTTCTTTCCATGGGAATCAACACAAACCAGTTCTGGTTCCATATCCTTACTTGGCAATATCAATTTGGCAAATACGATGTCTCCAACTTGAACATTTGGTCGGTTCTTCTTCGTCGCCCCCTCGAAGGCAAGATAGGACAGAGAAGCTTGTTCGCTGGCACCGATGTCAACTTTGAATATGTCACC
This window contains:
- the LOC124801157 gene encoding exosome complex component RRP40-like, encoding MDVSVGDVVIPGDNFAGLPSPPGKTQSVIGPGLRLETDKVIVSRCGIIRQKGANTYFVDGYHQKRYIPAKGETVVGTITNKSGDIFKVDIGASEQASLSYLAFEGATKKNRPNVQVGDIVFAKLILPSKDMEPELVCVDSHGKKGKLGPVPEGGFVFSCSLNLIRKILRKNCPLLRILGTSIPHEIAVGMNGRIWVKASTVKETVAVGNAILAAEYTDNDEIKDMCQSIFGKLSRE